The Natronoarchaeum mannanilyticum nucleotide sequence GTCGCGGTTTCCGGGGGACTGCTGGTCCATCCGGAGTGGTACGTCATCGACGCCGCGGGCGTGCTGATGGGCGCGGGGGCGGCGGGGATGTTCGGCATCAGTTTCGGGCTGCTGCCGGCGATCCTGTTCCTGCTCGTCCTCGCCGTCTACGACGCGATCAGCGTGTACGGCACCGAGCACATGCTCACGCTCGCGGAGGGCGTGATGGACCTGAACGTCCCCGTCCTGTTCGTCATCCCGACGAGCCTGACCTACTCGTTCCGCGACCTCGGCGCCGGCGAGGAGATGACCGACGACGCGACGGACGAGGCGGCGGCCGAAGCCGCTGACGGCGGCCCGGCGGCCGAGGAAGCGTCCGCCGGCGCCCCGTCCGAGGATGACGGCGTCCGCGACGCGCTGTACATCGGCCTCGGCGACGCCGTCATGCCGACGATCCTCGTCGCGAGCGCAGCGGCGTTCGTCCCCGTCGACGCCGCGCCGCAGCTTTCGATTCCGGTGGTCACGATGAACCTCCCCGCGCTCACGGCGATGCTCGGGACGCTCGCCGGGCTGCTGATCCTGCTTCGGATGGTGCTGAAGGGTCGCGCCCACGCCGGCCTGCCGCTGCTCAACGGCGGCGCGATCCTGGGCTACCTCGTCGGCGCGCTCGCCAGCGGCGTCACGCTCGCCCAGGCGATCGGGCTCGCGTCGTTCTGATCGCGGACTCCCGGACTCGTTACTTTCCGGTGAGAGCTTCACTCGCCGGTGCGAACTCGATCTCCGTGCCGAGGTCTCGCTCCTCCGCTTTCTCGTAGAGCAGTTGCGCGCCGGCGACCGTCTCGATGCCGGTGCCGCCGCTGTCGAACACCGTGATCTCGTCGTCCGAACGGCGACCCGGCCGCTTCCCGGCGACGACCTCCCCCAGTTCCGCGTGGACGTGCTCCTCGGTGACCGCACCCTCCTCGACGGCGTGGATGAACGAGCCGGCGTCCGTGTCGACGCGCTCGCGGAGGTCGACGACGTACGTCGAGCGCTCGATCGTCGTTGCGTCGAGCTCGAACTTCTCAGGGTTGTACTGGCCCATCGCGGTGACGTGGGCGCCCGGTTCGAGCAGCTCGCCGTCGAACACCGGCCGGTTTGCGTTCGTGGCGGTGATCACGACGTCGGCGCCCTCGACCGCGGCGTCGCTCGACTCGACCGATCGGACGGCGGCGTCGAGCCGGTCGTCCAGCTCGGCGGCGAACCGCTCGCGGTGCTCGCGAGTCGGCGAGAACACGTCGACGGTCTCGAACTCGCGGACCGTCGCGGTCGCCCGGACCTGCCCCCTGGCCTGCGGGCCGCTGCCGATCACCGCCATCGAGGCGGCGTCCTCGCGGGCCAGCGCGTCGACGCCGACGGCGCCCGTCGCGCCGGTTTTGAACGGGTTCATGCTCGCGCCGTCGAGCACGGCGCGGGGCTCCCCGGTGTCGGCGTCGAACAGCTGGGTCATGAACCAGGCGTCGGCCGCGCCGAACCCGGCGGCGTAGACGTACCCGCCCATCGCACCGGTTTCGGGGAGCACGGCCGCGTACTCGGTGAGCATCCCCGGCGGATCGGAGCGGAGTAGCTTCGTTCGCGGTTCGGCAGATGCGCCCTCGCCGCGCTGGCGATACCCCTCGCGGACGGCGTCGACGTACTCGGCGGGTGTCGCCAGACCGTCGACGGCGTCGCTACTCAGGAATCGTGCGGTGACCATGTCGGGAAATTACCGGCGAACGCAAAAAGCGTGGTCGGTCGGAGGCGGAGAGTAGTCGATCGGAGAGACGAGTAGATCAGTCGGCGTTGACCGGGCCGACCTGCGGCGACGTCGAACCGTTGTCCGTCGCGGACGGGGCGGTCTCCTGACCGACCGGGGCGTTGACGAACAGCGCGTGGCCGACGATCAGCAGGCCGACCGCGGCGGCGACGGTGACGGCGCCGGTCGTCGTGACGCCCGCGAGTGAGAGCGAACCGGAGAGGCCGAGGAGGGTGAGCGGGATGAGGCCGAGGACGAGGTCGTAGTAGCCAGTCATAATCTATTCTATAGTATGCCGGATATGCATATAAGAGTTTCCCATATGAGGGAGATATTCAATTCGTCAGCGATCCATACTCGACGCGTTCTCAACGTAGCTGATCTGTAAATAGAACCCATACTATCTTCATAAGTTATAGAGATATGGGAGCAGTTGTGTTCTTCCCATCTAATGAGGAAAATTTCCTGCGCAATCGCTAATAGAGGCGGTATTGGCCATTTCGGAATAAATTCCGATCGGCGGGATTTTCAGCATCTCCGGCAGCCCGGATGCACGTTACGAATATTCGTCCGCGCAGAACCGCCGATGTATCAGCTCCAGTAGTGCTCGTCGCCGCTCACAGGCGACGAGTACCGATAGCTTGAACAGCGTCTCTCCGTTACGCACACCCGTGAACTCGAACGATCGGGCGATCGTCGGGCTGGTGGTGCTCGGTCACGCCGCGGTCCACACCTACGAGCTGTCGATCCCGGTGCTGGTCACCGTCTGGCTCGTCGAGTTCGGGACGACCGAGGCCGTGATCGGCGGCGTCGTCACGGCGGGGTACGCGCTGTTCGGCCTCGGCGCCGTGCCGGGCGGCGTGCTGGCCGATCGGCTCGGATCGCGCCGATTGATCGCGGGCTGTCTGGCGGGGATGGGCGGCTCGTTCGCACTGCTCGGCCTGACGCCGACGGCGCCGACGCTCGGGCTCGTCGTGATCGGACTCGCGCTCGTGCTCTGGGGCGCCGCCGCGAGCGTCTACCACCCGTCGGGCCTGTCGCTGATCAGCACCGGCGTCGAGGAGCGCGGGTCGGCCTTCGCGTACCACGGGATGGCGGGCAACGTCGGCATCGCGTTCGGGCCGCTGGCGACGCTGCTACTCCTCGAAGTGCTGCCGTGGCGCGTCGTGACGCTGCTGCTGGCCGCGCCGGCCGCCATCGGCGTCGCGCTGGCGCTGCGGATCGACGTCGACGAGACGGCGGCCGTGGACGACGAACCGGATGCGGACGCCGAACCGAATGCAGACGCCGAAGCCAGGCCCGACGGCGGCTCGAAGGCCGACGCGGTCGACAGCCTCCCGGCGTTCCGCCGCGGGACGCGAGAGCTGTTCGTCGGTCCGTTCGTCGCCATCTTCGCGATCGTGATCCTCTCGGGGCTGTTCTACCGCGGGTTCCTGACGTTCCTTCCGGACATCCTCTCTGGGTTCGCGGTGTTCGAGCCGGTCGGTCTCGCCGGGACGTCGTTCGCGCCCGATCGGTACGTCTACGTCGGGATCCTGACCGTCGGCGTCGCCGGGCAGTACGTCGGCGGCAAGTTGACGGACCGGACCCGCCCCGAAATCGGCATCGCGGGCGGGATGACGGCGCTCGCCGCGCTGGCAGTCGCCTTCCTGCCCGCCTCGGAAGCCGGTATCGCCGCGTTCCTGCTCGTCGCGGCGTTGCTGGGCTTTTTCCTCTTTTTCGTCCAGCCGCAGTACCAGGCTGCGGTCGCCGACGCGACTCCCGCGGGGCAACGAGGGCTCTCCTACGGGTACACGTACCTCGGCGTGTTCGGCGTCGGCGCGCTGGGCGGCGGCGTCGCCGGCGCGATCCTGACGTGGGGCTCGGCGGGCGCGCTGTTCGCCGTGCTGGCCGCGTTCGCCGGAACGGCGGCGGTCGTCGCGACGCTGGCGTTGCGAGCGCGGTCGGATGAATAGGTCGCCCCCGTCGCGGGGCGGTCGGTAGTAGTTCGATCAGTCGAGGAGAGTCGCCGCGACTACGCGCCAGCCCAGCAACACGACGAGCGTACTACCGGTCACGACGAGCCCGAACGGCCAGGCCGCAGATCCCTCGAACAGCGGCGAGGTCCGGAGGATCAGGCCGAGATTCGCTGCGGCGATCCCCGCGACGGTCACGTACCGCGCAGCCGCGATCGGGTCGCCGATCACGCCGTCCTCGTAGACGCCCGCGAGCACCGCGGGGATCGGCCAGCCGAGCAGGAACGGGAGGACGGTCATGAACGAGTCGATCGGCGTCGCGAACGCCGCGGCGCCGTGGTGGCTGTACAGTCCCCAGCCGACGACCGCACCGATCGCGAGCAGGTCGCCCGCCGCGAAAGCCAGCGCCCGCCGCGGGTCGCCGATCGCGGGGCGCAACCGATTGGTGGTGCGAGTCTGCGCACTCTGGCGTGCCATGTGGCCCTCTCGTGGCTCCAGTAGTATCGGTTTGCGGGTTTCGGTTCGGCGGCGAGTGCGCCCG carries:
- a CDS encoding presenilin family intramembrane aspartyl protease PSH, producing MNDRARLYAAVAGTVLLFVLVQLGSLALVEPFVQNDYQAVEDPSDPTNGLVFFAVILVATGGMLLVIKYDVEWLIRAMIIGTSGMLAWYVVAAIAPVGVVSIGGTAVALLPILTAVAVSGGLLVHPEWYVIDAAGVLMGAGAAGMFGISFGLLPAILFLLVLAVYDAISVYGTEHMLTLAEGVMDLNVPVLFVIPTSLTYSFRDLGAGEEMTDDATDEAAAEAADGGPAAEEASAGAPSEDDGVRDALYIGLGDAVMPTILVASAAAFVPVDAAPQLSIPVVTMNLPALTAMLGTLAGLLILLRMVLKGRAHAGLPLLNGGAILGYLVGALASGVTLAQAIGLASF
- a CDS encoding ornithine cyclodeaminase family protein gives rise to the protein MVTARFLSSDAVDGLATPAEYVDAVREGYRQRGEGASAEPRTKLLRSDPPGMLTEYAAVLPETGAMGGYVYAAGFGAADAWFMTQLFDADTGEPRAVLDGASMNPFKTGATGAVGVDALAREDAASMAVIGSGPQARGQVRATATVREFETVDVFSPTREHRERFAAELDDRLDAAVRSVESSDAAVEGADVVITATNANRPVFDGELLEPGAHVTAMGQYNPEKFELDATTIERSTYVVDLRERVDTDAGSFIHAVEEGAVTEEHVHAELGEVVAGKRPGRRSDDEITVFDSGGTGIETVAGAQLLYEKAEERDLGTEIEFAPASEALTGK
- a CDS encoding MFS transporter → MNSNDRAIVGLVVLGHAAVHTYELSIPVLVTVWLVEFGTTEAVIGGVVTAGYALFGLGAVPGGVLADRLGSRRLIAGCLAGMGGSFALLGLTPTAPTLGLVVIGLALVLWGAAASVYHPSGLSLISTGVEERGSAFAYHGMAGNVGIAFGPLATLLLLEVLPWRVVTLLLAAPAAIGVALALRIDVDETAAVDDEPDADAEPNADAEARPDGGSKADAVDSLPAFRRGTRELFVGPFVAIFAIVILSGLFYRGFLTFLPDILSGFAVFEPVGLAGTSFAPDRYVYVGILTVGVAGQYVGGKLTDRTRPEIGIAGGMTALAALAVAFLPASEAGIAAFLLVAALLGFFLFFVQPQYQAAVADATPAGQRGLSYGYTYLGVFGVGALGGGVAGAILTWGSAGALFAVLAAFAGTAAVVATLALRARSDE
- a CDS encoding DUF3054 domain-containing protein is translated as MARQSAQTRTTNRLRPAIGDPRRALAFAAGDLLAIGAVVGWGLYSHHGAAAFATPIDSFMTVLPFLLGWPIPAVLAGVYEDGVIGDPIAAARYVTVAGIAAANLGLILRTSPLFEGSAAWPFGLVVTGSTLVVLLGWRVVAATLLD